The following coding sequences lie in one Alicyclobacillus curvatus genomic window:
- a CDS encoding RNA polymerase sigma factor has product MELIEEWYRQYGLDVFNYLVYRMGTRDVDDLVQETFIRALQGVHHFSGDASPKTWLISIARNVANGFYRKKHRSISSEPLFDMESTERPIEKLIDSMDAKRVIERGLGTMRRSYVDVVILRGVMDLSVSEAAEALGWSESKVRVTWHRALKKLRVFLEGEGTWDVSIRE; this is encoded by the coding sequence TTGGAGTTGATCGAAGAATGGTATCGACAGTATGGTCTGGATGTGTTCAATTATCTCGTTTATCGAATGGGGACACGGGATGTGGACGATCTCGTTCAGGAAACGTTTATTCGGGCACTTCAGGGCGTTCATCACTTTAGCGGAGACGCATCGCCGAAGACTTGGCTCATTTCAATCGCTCGAAATGTAGCGAACGGATTCTATCGAAAGAAACACCGTTCAATTTCGAGTGAACCGCTTTTTGACATGGAATCGACGGAGCGGCCAATAGAGAAGCTCATAGATTCAATGGATGCAAAGCGCGTGATCGAACGCGGATTGGGGACGATGAGACGGTCTTACGTTGACGTTGTGATACTGCGAGGGGTCATGGATCTCTCAGTATCCGAAGCTGCAGAAGCGCTCGGTTGGAGCGAGTCAAAAGTCAGAGTCACTTGGCATCGCGCGCTGAAAAAGTTACGTGTATTTCTTGAAGGTGAGGGAACATGGGATGTTTCAATCCGAGAATAA
- a CDS encoding MerR family transcriptional regulator: MRIRELAEKTGLSVHTIRFYEKEGLLDSRHVQREENRYRRYSDDAVERLNLVKKFQGIGCSLAELKEILQDHDANSRTDLEIIEWIHQKMNEVKRNKDELDQILGTLNWMLDYRMAKLD, from the coding sequence ATGAGGATTCGAGAGTTAGCCGAAAAGACTGGGTTATCAGTCCACACCATACGCTTCTATGAGAAAGAGGGCCTGTTGGACAGTCGGCATGTTCAGAGAGAGGAGAATAGATATCGTAGATATTCGGACGATGCAGTAGAGCGTTTGAACCTCGTCAAGAAGTTTCAAGGGATAGGTTGCTCTCTTGCTGAACTCAAGGAAATCCTTCAGGATCATGATGCGAATTCCCGTACTGACTTAGAAATTATTGAATGGATTCATCAAAAAATGAATGAGGTCAAACGCAACAAGGATGAATTGGATCAGATTCTTGGGACTCTAAACTGGATGTTGGACTACAGAATGGCAAAACTAGATTAG
- a CDS encoding NAD(P)-binding domain-containing protein, which translates to MDNASIKTQSSLSIAVLGVGKIGSTFAYQLSKAGHEVTVIARQGSLRLEQLQRDNGIVLNTGERAEMRIADSLDEQIAYDLVVVTTLAHQVDPLLPVLQRSRAKCVHFMFVNFEPERLRDALGKKRCTFGMPAVMATLDDAGRLKPTISSRQKTLHSDQRWVDLFSDAGVPSVLEPEMLLWLSCHVPFTVAMESVSVAGHRRGGGATWAEAMVGARGMHAGFAIVKRLKSRLYPRSKSVMASLPVLLIAFLLWFVSRIAPMRELMATGLNECRALADKMVAASDKLKPILPSAAQAVLKMRPVEESRVKSHS; encoded by the coding sequence ATGGATAATGCAAGTATAAAGACACAGTCATCTCTTTCAATTGCAGTTCTGGGTGTTGGTAAAATCGGTAGCACCTTCGCGTACCAGCTTTCAAAGGCTGGTCATGAAGTGACTGTCATTGCGCGCCAAGGTTCTCTTCGTCTCGAACAGTTACAGCGAGATAATGGTATCGTACTTAATACGGGTGAACGCGCTGAGATGCGGATTGCCGACAGTCTGGATGAGCAGATTGCTTACGATTTAGTAGTAGTGACTACCCTCGCCCATCAGGTTGATCCGCTTCTGCCTGTCTTACAGCGTAGCAGGGCCAAATGTGTTCATTTCATGTTTGTTAACTTTGAGCCCGAACGATTAAGAGATGCATTAGGTAAAAAGCGATGCACATTTGGTATGCCGGCCGTGATGGCCACGCTAGATGACGCGGGAAGGCTCAAGCCAACGATAAGTTCAAGGCAGAAGACGCTTCACAGCGATCAACGTTGGGTCGATCTGTTCAGCGATGCGGGAGTACCTTCGGTTTTGGAACCGGAAATGTTGCTTTGGCTCAGTTGTCACGTTCCCTTTACGGTTGCCATGGAAAGTGTATCGGTGGCTGGGCACCGACGTGGGGGCGGGGCAACGTGGGCGGAGGCTATGGTCGGTGCACGTGGCATGCATGCAGGTTTCGCTATCGTGAAGCGACTAAAGTCACGCCTGTATCCTCGTTCGAAATCTGTAATGGCTTCCCTTCCCGTATTACTGATTGCATTTCTGCTATGGTTCGTTTCTCGCATTGCGCCCATGCGCGAACTGATGGCAACAGGATTGAATGAATGTCGAGCGCTGGCCGATAAAATGGTGGCGGCATCGGATAAGTTAAAGCCAATTTTACCATCAGCAGCACAGGCCGTCCTAAAGATGAGGCCCGTAGAAGAAAGTCGGGTAAAAAGTCATTCCTAG
- a CDS encoding MerR family transcriptional regulator has product MKIHELAEKTGLTAPTIRFYEKEGLLDERHVQRQENNYRDYSEEAVTHFRMIKTFQAVGFSLSELKYVFHEHDSNRLTILKVVELLTQKIEEIEHKQDEFKRILETLQSMLANKIALMNDLQETNSLFKLR; this is encoded by the coding sequence ATGAAGATTCATGAGCTAGCAGAAAAAACTGGGTTAACAGCCCCTACGATCCGTTTTTATGAGAAGGAAGGGTTGTTGGACGAACGTCACGTCCAGCGTCAGGAGAATAACTACCGTGATTATTCGGAGGAAGCTGTCACCCATTTTAGGATGATAAAAACATTCCAGGCCGTGGGCTTTTCTTTATCCGAATTGAAGTACGTCTTTCACGAGCATGATTCCAATCGGCTTACCATCTTAAAAGTGGTTGAACTTCTTACCCAAAAGATAGAAGAGATCGAACATAAACAGGACGAATTCAAGAGGATTCTCGAAACTCTTCAAAGTATGCTGGCAAACAAAATTGCATTGATGAATGATCTTCAAGAGACTAATAGCTTGTTCAAACTTCGCTAA
- a CDS encoding SDR family oxidoreductase gives MRVFVTGATGHIGSAVVRELISARHEVVGLTRSDNGAAALKEAGAEVQHGALDDLDSLQSGAAAADGVIHLAFKHDFSNFAGSLASDLRAVEAIGAVLEGSKKPFITTAHANGKASDDVVIALADRGVRASVASLPPTVHGRGDKGFVPMLINIARDKGFSAYIGDGSNRWPAVHRLDAAHLYRLALEKAPAGSRLYGRGEEGVPFRDIASVIGKHLNVPVVGIPREEADAHFGFLGAIAALDIPDVMPGSTAQTRELLGWEPVHPGLIEDLEQGHYFNS, from the coding sequence ATGCGTGTTTTTGTAACAGGAGCAACGGGACATATCGGGTCTGCCGTCGTCCGGGAACTCATCAGTGCACGTCATGAAGTCGTCGGACTTACCCGATCAGACAATGGTGCCGCGGCACTGAAAGAAGCTGGCGCCGAGGTACAACACGGTGCCCTTGACGACCTCGACAGCCTTCAAAGCGGAGCCGCTGCTGCGGACGGAGTGATTCACCTCGCGTTCAAGCACGACTTCTCGAACTTCGCTGGCTCGCTTGCAAGCGACCTGCGCGCCGTAGAGGCAATAGGTGCTGTGCTCGAAGGCTCAAAAAAACCGTTTATCACGACTGCTCATGCAAACGGGAAGGCATCTGACGACGTGGTGATAGCGCTGGCTGATCGCGGGGTGCGGGCGTCGGTCGCATCGCTGCCGCCGACAGTACACGGCCGGGGTGACAAGGGCTTCGTACCGATGTTGATAAACATCGCCCGCGACAAAGGTTTTTCCGCCTACATCGGCGACGGTTCCAATCGCTGGCCAGCCGTACATCGCCTTGACGCCGCCCACCTCTACCGCCTCGCGTTGGAAAAGGCTCCGGCCGGTTCACGGCTATACGGCAGGGGCGAAGAAGGGGTCCCATTTCGCGACATTGCGAGCGTCATCGGTAAACACCTCAACGTACCAGTGGTTGGTATTCCGCGAGAAGAGGCAGATGCCCATTTCGGCTTTCTCGGTGCAATTGCCGCGCTTGATATACCAGACGTAATGCCAGGGTCGACTGCACAGACTCGGGAACTTTTGGGTTGGGAACCGGTCCACCCTGGACTGATCGAGGATCTCGAACAGGGCCACTACTTCAACAGCTGA
- a CDS encoding sensor histidine kinase, with protein sequence MNLWPIRLIGSGVLVAFFYEQFYSEDHWILELALAVVLYYLLMIWNSRILRSLPALVASAAIICTMAIYVHVTMDVDTSLLILPMVALLASLPQSQTLQSVVLAAACSVVTIIASYGVGFPWGTLFGLAGIYAFVRGRNEGEQLREQHLEELNAAHGELQRAHRELERSSVESVRYAALSERSRIAREVHDVVGHNLTTLIVQLQALQYMLPGDPHAAAAEVPRMLHIARSGLNEVRKTVGEMADDEFGLGAAALRGLVSQVVAQSHLQIHFLADDKESDWPISISVVLYRILQECLTNVLRYAEAGNVWVNVTERGEAITLSVSDDGIYRGAPPLQPGFGFRGMSERAASVGGKCEWGVRAPHGLTVSVMVPLTDELGREGNPRSGWR encoded by the coding sequence ATGAATCTCTGGCCGATCCGCCTGATTGGATCGGGCGTGCTCGTGGCATTTTTTTACGAACAATTTTACAGTGAGGATCACTGGATACTGGAATTGGCGCTTGCGGTCGTCTTGTATTATCTACTCATGATCTGGAATTCTCGAATCTTGCGGAGCCTGCCCGCCCTGGTCGCATCCGCCGCAATCATCTGCACGATGGCGATCTATGTCCATGTCACCATGGATGTCGACACTAGTCTTCTGATATTGCCAATGGTAGCCCTGCTGGCGTCCCTTCCTCAATCTCAGACGCTGCAGTCGGTGGTGCTAGCTGCGGCGTGTTCCGTTGTCACAATCATAGCTTCTTACGGAGTGGGTTTTCCCTGGGGGACGCTTTTTGGTTTAGCTGGAATTTACGCCTTCGTTCGCGGTCGCAACGAAGGCGAGCAATTGCGCGAACAGCACTTGGAGGAACTGAACGCAGCGCACGGGGAACTCCAACGTGCGCATAGAGAGTTGGAGCGGTCATCGGTGGAATCCGTCCGATATGCGGCGCTGTCAGAGCGCTCCCGAATCGCGCGCGAGGTCCATGACGTAGTCGGTCACAACCTGACCACGCTGATCGTTCAGTTGCAAGCGCTGCAATACATGCTTCCTGGCGATCCCCATGCCGCCGCCGCTGAGGTTCCAAGGATGCTACATATCGCACGGTCAGGTCTCAACGAGGTGCGCAAAACCGTCGGGGAAATGGCAGACGATGAATTTGGGCTCGGCGCAGCGGCGTTGCGTGGGCTGGTATCACAAGTGGTTGCACAGTCTCACTTGCAGATCCATTTCCTTGCCGACGACAAGGAATCCGACTGGCCCATTTCCATTAGTGTGGTGTTGTATCGCATCCTACAAGAGTGCCTGACCAATGTATTGCGCTATGCCGAAGCGGGGAATGTCTGGGTCAATGTGACAGAGCGAGGTGAAGCCATCACACTCAGCGTGTCAGACGATGGCATTTACCGAGGAGCTCCCCCGTTGCAGCCGGGTTTTGGATTCAGAGGGATGTCCGAGCGTGCTGCCTCAGTTGGCGGAAAGTGCGAATGGGGCGTCCGAGCGCCACACGGACTAACTGTGTCCGTAATGGTTCCGTTAACTGACGAGCTTGGAAGAGAGGGAAATCCCCGCAGTGGATGGAGGTAA